One window of the Ictidomys tridecemlineatus isolate mIctTri1 chromosome 11, mIctTri1.hap1, whole genome shotgun sequence genome contains the following:
- the LOC110597299 gene encoding uncharacterized protein LOC110597299: MTDSGPSGEEDLTDSGPSGEEDLTDSGPSGEEDLTDSEPSGEEDLTDSEPSGEEDLTDSGPSGEEDLTDSGPSGEEDLTDSGPSGEEDLTDSGPSGEEDMTDSGPSGEEYLTDSGPSGEEDLTDSGPSGEEDLTDSEPSGEEDLTDSGPSGEEDLTDSEPSGEEDLTDSEPSGEEDLTDSGPSGEEDLTDSGPSGEEDLTDSGPSGEEDLTDSGPSGEEDLTDSGPSGEEDLTDSGPSGEEDLTDSGPSGEEDLTDSGPSGEEDLTDSGPSGEEDLTDSGPSGEEDLTDSGPSGEEDLTDSGPSGEEDLTDSGPSGEEDLTDSGPSGEEDLTDSGPSGEEDLTDSGPSGEEDLTDSEPSGEEDLTYSGPSGEEDLTDSEPSGEEDLTDSEPSGEEDLTDSGPSGEEDLTDSGPSGEEDMTDSEPSGEEDLTDSEPSGEEDLTDSGPSGEEDLTDSGPSGEEDLTDSGPSGEEDLTDSGPSGEEDLTDSGPSGEEDLTDSGPSGEEDLTDSGPSGEEDLTDSGPSGEEDLTDSGPSGEEDLTDSGPSGEEDLTHSGPSGEEDLTDSGPSGEEDLTDSGPSGEEDLTDSGPSGEEDLTDSEPSGEEDLTDSGPSGEEDLTDSGPSGEEDLTDSEPSGEEDLTDSGPSGEEDLTDSGPSGEEDLTDSGPSGEEDLTDSGPSGEEDLTDSGPSGEEDLTDSGPSGEEDLTDSGPSGEEDLTDSGPSGEEDLTDSGPSGEEDLTDSGPSGEEDLTDSGPSGEEDLTDSGPSGEEDLTDSGPSGEEDLTDSGPSGEEDLTDSGPSGEEDLTDSGPSGEEDLMDSGPSGEEDLTDSGPSGEEDLTVVGLQERRT; the protein is encoded by the coding sequence atgacagatagtgggccttcaggagaggaggacttgacagatagtgggccttcaggagaggaggatttgacagatagtgggccttcaggagaggaggacttgacagatagtgaACCTTCAGgggaggaggacttgacagatagtgaaccttcaggagaggaggacttgacagatagtgggccttcaggagaggaggacttgacagatagtgggccttcaggagaggaggacttgacagatagtgggccttcaggagaggaggacttgacagatagtgggccttcaggagaggaggacatgACAGATAGTGGACCTTCAGGAGAGGAGTACTTGACAgatagtgggccttcaggagaggaggacttgacagatagtgggccttcaggagaggaggacttgacagatagtgaaccttcaggagaggaggacttgacagatagtgggccttcaggagaggaggacttgacagatagtgaACCTTCAGgggaggaggacttgacagatagtgaaccttcaggagaggaggacttgacagatagtgggccttcaggagaggaggacttgacagatagtgggccttcaggagaggaggacttgacagatagtggaccttcaggagaggaggacttgacagatagtgggccttcaggagaggaggacttgacagatagtgggccttcaggagaggaggacttgacagatagtgggccttcaggagaggaggacttgacagatagtgggccttcaggagaggaggacttgacagatagtgggccttcaggagaggaggacttgacagatagtgggccttcaggagaggaggacttgacagatagtgggccttcaggagaggaggacttgacagatagtgggccttcaggagaggaggacttgacagatagtgggccttcaggagaggaggacttgacagatagtgggccttcaggagaggaggacttgacagatagtgggccttcaggagaggaggacttgacagacagtgggccttcaggagaggaggacttgacagatagtgggccttcaggagaggaggacttgacagatagtgaACCTTCAGGGGAGGAGGACTTGACATatagtgggccttcaggagaggaggacttgacagatagtgaaccttcaggagaggaggacttgacagatagtgagccttcaggagaggaggacttgacagatagtgggccttcaggagaggaggacttgacagatagtgggccttcaggagaggaggacatgACAGATAGTGAACCTTCAGgggaggaggacttgacagatagtgaACCTTCAGGGGAGGAGGACCTGACAgatagtgggccttcaggagaggaggacttgacagatagtgggccttcaggagaggaggacttgacagatagtgggccttcaggagaggaggacttgacagatagtgggccttcaggagaggaggacttgacagatagtgggccttcaggagaggaggacttgacagatagtgggccttcaggagaggaggacttgacagatagtgggccttcaggagaggaggacttgacagatagtgggccttcaggagaggaggacttgacagatagtgggccttcaggagaggaggacttgacagatagtgggccttcaggagaggaggacttgacacatagtgggccttcaggagaggaggacttgacagatagtgggccttcaggagaggaggacttgacagatagtgggccttcaggagaggaggacttgacagatagtgggccttcaggagaggaggacttgacagatagtgagccttcaggagaggaggacctgacagatagtgggccttcaggagaggaggacttgacagatagtgggccttcaggagaggaggacttgacagatagtgaaccttcaggagaggaggacttgacgGATAGTGgaccttcaggagaggaggacttgacagatagtgggccttcaggagaggaggacttgacggatagtgggccttcaggagaggaggacttgacagatagtgggccttcaggagaggaggacttgacagatagtgggccttcaggagaggaggacttgacagatagtgggccttcaggagaggaggacttgacagatagtgggccttcaggagaggaggacttgacagatagtgggccttcaggagaggaggacttgacagatagtgggccttcaggagaggaggacttgacagatagtgggccttcaggagaggaggacttgacagatagtgggccttcaggagaggaggacttgacagatagtgggccttcaggagaggaggacttgacagatagtgggccttcaggagaggaggacttgacggatagtgggccttcaggagaggaggacttgacggatagtgggccttcaggagaggaggacttgacgGATAGTGgaccttcaggagaggaggacttgatggatagtgggccttcaggagaggaggacttgacagatagtgggccttcaggagaggaggacttgacagtagtgggccttcaggagaggaggacttga